The Pseudomonas aeruginosa genome includes the window TCCAGGGCCTCGAGGATGCGCGCCTGCTCCAGGCTGCCGCCGGCCATGTCCAGCGCCGTGGGCGCCTCGTTGGCGCCGGCGCCATTGGCTACCAGGCCGTATTCGCGGGCGCTGCGCGAACTCACCAGGCGTCCGCTCAGGCGGCCGTTGCCGACCAGTTCGACCTCGGCGCGCGGCGAGCCTTCCGCGCTGAATGCCGGGGAGGGCGAGGTGGCAGGGCGCTCGGCGAGGTTCAGCAGCGGGCTGAGCAGGGCGTCGCCGTTCTGCAGGCGTTGCAGGGGGCTTTCGCCGGTAGCCAGGGCGCGCGCGGAGAAACCGCCCCAGCAGAGCATCTGCATGACTTCCTCGAGCGCCGCCGGCGCCAGGTAGGCGCGATAGTCGCCGGGGCGCAACTGGCGCAGCGGCTTGCCCAGGTGGCCGAGCTGCTCCCGGGCCTGTTCGAAGCGCCGGGCGAAGGCTTCGTCGTCCCAGCGCTGGCCGGCGTAGTCGGCCTTCACCGCCTGGCCGTTGCCATGGAACAGGCTCCAGTCGAAGTTGAAGCTGCTGCCGGCATGCCAGCCGAAGGCGCCCCAGGAGTTGGCGAAGCCACGGAACAGCGGTCCGGCGGCATAGATGCCGACCAGGTCGAGGTCGCGCGCCCGGCGTTCGAGGCTGGCCAGCAGCGCGCCGCTGTCGGGCGCTGCGCCGAGGTCCTGGTTCTCTCGCTGCCAGGCCGAGGTGTCGAGCAGCAGATAGGGATCGGCGGGAATCCAGGCCAGGCTCTGGCGCAGTTGCCGAAGGCCTTCGACCAGACGCTGGCGGTCTTCTTCCGGCGCGCCGGAGAGCGTCAGGTCGAGGCTCGCCTGGCGTTCGTCGCGGATCAGCCGGAGCAGCGCGCTGGCCTGGCGCACCCGACCGGCCTGGCGCACCCGCGCCCGGTTGAAGCGGATGAACTCGGAGTCCTCGGCGCTGTACCAGAGGGTGAAGTCCTCGCCCTCGGCCAGGTGTCGGCGCAGGTCCTCGGCGAGGGCTTCGAAATGCTGTCTCTGGTGCATCAGGCGTCTCCCCCGAATACGTCCACATCGCTGAATACGCAGGCCGGCGAGGCGTGGCCGACACGGATCACCTGGTTCGGCTCGCCCTTGCCGCAGTAGGGGGTGCCGAGCACCTCGAAGGTGCCGGCGTCGCCCACCGCGCTGAGGTTGCGCCAGAACTGCGCGGAGATGCCCCGGTAGTTGGGGTTCTTCACCACGCCCTTGAGTTCGCCGTCCTCGATCAACTGGCCCCATTCGCAGCCGAACTGGAACTTGTTGCGTGCGTCGTCGATCGACCAGGAGCGGTTGTAGGACATCAGCACCCCGCGCTCGATACCGCCCACCAGCTGCGCGAAGCTCTTGTCGCCGGGCTCCAGGTTGAGATTGGCCATGCGGTCGATGGGCGCGCGGTTCCAACTGCTGGCGCGGCTGTTGGCGACGCCCTCCAGGCCGCTGCGGTGTTGCGACAGGGCGCCGCCGAGCGGGCGCAGCAGGCGGCCTTCGCGGATCAGGTATTCCTTGCGCGCGGGGCTGCCGTCGTCGTCCTGGCGGTAGCTGGCCAGCTCCTCGGGGATTTCCGGGTCGAAGCTGACGTTGAGCAGGCTGGAGCCGTACTGGTAGCGACCGAAGTCCTCGGTCTTGATGAAGCTGGTACCGGCGTAGTTGCGCTCGTCGCCGAGGATGCGATCCAGCTCCAGCGGGTGGCCGATCGACTCGTGGATCTGCAGGATCATCTGGTCCGGCATCAGCAGCAGGTCGCAACGGCCGCTCGGGGTGTTCGGCGCCGCCAGCAGTTGCAGGGCCTGGTCGGCGATGCGCGGCGCGGCGCCGACCAGGCCGAGGCGCTCGATCACTTC containing:
- a CDS encoding TldD/PmbA family protein yields the protein MHQRQHFEALAEDLRRHLAEGEDFTLWYSAEDSEFIRFNRARVRQAGRVRQASALLRLIRDERQASLDLTLSGAPEEDRQRLVEGLRQLRQSLAWIPADPYLLLDTSAWQRENQDLGAAPDSGALLASLERRARDLDLVGIYAAGPLFRGFANSWGAFGWHAGSSFNFDWSLFHGNGQAVKADYAGQRWDDEAFARRFEQAREQLGHLGKPLRQLRPGDYRAYLAPAALEEVMQMLCWGGFSARALATGESPLQRLQNGDALLSPLLNLAERPATSPSPAFSAEGSPRAEVELVGNGRLSGRLVSSRSAREYGLVANGAGANEAPTALDMAGGSLEQARILEALDTGLYIGNLWYLNYSDMPAARLTGMTRFATFWVENGQIRAPVSTMRFDDSLYSFLGAHLEDLSHERELRLSSNTYGERQTDSTHLPGALTGRFTLTL
- a CDS encoding TldD/PmbA family protein yields the protein MIDPLKHRFAALRSRAEFHSLRYVQRSGEYLSVRRNVSEPPHFSQDRGAMLCVRLNGVEAYAATNDLSAAGLQAALEQAERQAERIARHALFDVRGLPPASGRSQYRSPNQDAPFPSLAECYELLAEESAKVPRDERLVNWSVFLEVSRQEQLYLNSAGAEQYHEQRFVYPGASVTAYDGHDSQTRSFGGHHAGQQGGAEVIERLGLVGAAPRIADQALQLLAAPNTPSGRCDLLLMPDQMILQIHESIGHPLELDRILGDERNYAGTSFIKTEDFGRYQYGSSLLNVSFDPEIPEELASYRQDDDGSPARKEYLIREGRLLRPLGGALSQHRSGLEGVANSRASSWNRAPIDRMANLNLEPGDKSFAQLVGGIERGVLMSYNRSWSIDDARNKFQFGCEWGQLIEDGELKGVVKNPNYRGISAQFWRNLSAVGDAGTFEVLGTPYCGKGEPNQVIRVGHASPACVFSDVDVFGGDA